The proteins below come from a single Cryptococcus gattii WM276 chromosome D, complete sequence genomic window:
- a CDS encoding uncharacterized protein (Similar to TIGR gene model, INSD accession AAW45990.1), which yields MPPKQPKTRYFKGKAPTALSESESDSEAEEEVDVKPTYKQRQKQRLEEERNLVAGGAGRVITDVKEIVREGAKAKMGGGMKMDLGNVQVGRKVGDGGVKEESSEEEESEEEEEPAAPTAKADEEESSEYETDSEEESEEEVKKPIFRPVFVPKNARNMTAEKAAAEAEEARKREEEAEEQRKLDSKELAGESIRRELAEKEAAEIVPEVDDTDGLDVEAEFEAWRARELARLLREKQAQAAKDEEKEEIERRRAMPEEQRLKEDMEFAARTREKEKGQMGFLQKYYHKGAFHQKRSVLVNMSFICVSRKWLMVYSVCIDCPNNNVNDPNLIGGMVIPGVSGAGVGASGANTSALGSGSRTWGSGRGDRDGRDRGYSDRVRDRDDGRRRDEGREKRYDGKRQGERDDRRRDRDRDYGRDKDREREKERDRDRDRDRDYGRDSDRYDRERDYARDRDRRRDSPGRKRERDDRDRDYERGEKRRRDERDGDGEREKERRDGRDRDRLRYD from the exons ATGCCCCCCAAGCAGCCCAAAACACGATACTTCAAGGGCAAAGCCCCCACTGCACTCTCCGAATCCGAGTCCGACTCTGAAGCCGAGGAGGAAGTAGATGTCAAGCCGACGTACAAGCAGCGCCAAAAACAGAGACTCGAGGAAGAACGTAACCTCGTCGCGGGCGGAGCTGGGCGGGTCATCACAGATGTGAAGGAGATTGTGAGAGAAGGAGCAAAGGCAAAGATGGGAGGtgggatgaagatggatTTGGGGAATGTGCAGGTTGGGAGGAAAGTGGGTGATGGAGGTGTGAAGG AGGAATCTtcagaagaggaagagagtgaagaagaggaagagccTGCTGCGCCGACCGCAAAGGccgatgaagaagagtctAGCGAGTATGAAACGGACTCTGAAGAGGAatcggaagaagaggtcAAGAAACCCATATTTCGACCTGTTTTCGTCCCAAA GAATGCTCGAAACATGACTGCAGAAAAAGCCGCCGCagaagctgaagaagcACGAAAGCgtgaagaagaggctgAGGAACAACGTAAACTTGATTCTAAAGAACTCGCAGGGGAGAGTATTCGTCGTGAACTCGCAGAAA AGGAAGCAGCCGAGATTGTCCCTGAAGTTGACGACACCGACGGTCTCGACGTCGAAGCCGAATTCGAAGCATGGCGTGCCCGTGAACTCGCCCGACTATTGCGTGAAAAGCAAGCCCAAGCGGCcaaggatgaagagaaagaagagattgagagGAGACGAGCTATGCCAGAGGAGCAAAGGCTCAAAGAGGATATGGAATTTGCAGCCAGGAcgagggagaaggagaagggcCAAATGGGGTTCTTGCAAAAGTATTACCACAAGGGTGCATTCCATCAG AAAAGGTCAGTCTTGGTTAATATGTCATTTATATGTGTGAGCCGCAAGTGGTTGATGGTTTATTCTGTTTGTATAGATTGTCCCAACAACAATGTCAACGACCCAAATCTCATTGGCGGTATGGTTATTCCCGGTGTATCTGGTGCTGGTGTTGGTGCAAGCGGTGCGAACACTTCGGCGCTTGGATCAGGGTCGAGGACCTGGGGGAGTGGGCGTGGTGATCGCGATGGGAGAGACAGGGGTTATTCGGATAGAGTTAGGGATAGGGATGATGGTAGACGGCGAGATGAAGGGAGGGAGAAGCGGTACGATGGTAAGCGGCAAGGGGAGAGGGACGATCGTAGGAGGGATCGAGATAGGGATTATGGGAGGGACAAAGATAgagaaagggagaaggagagggacAGAGATAGAGACAGAGACAGAGATTACGGGAGGGACAGCGATCGATATGACCGTGAACGAGATTATGCCCGAGACAGAGATAGGCGACGCGATAGTCCTGGCCGCAAAAGAGAGCGTGATGATCGAGACAGAGATTATGAACGAGGTGAGAAGCGAAGGAGAGACGAGAgagatggggatggggagagagaaaaggagagaagggaCGGACGAGACAGGGACAGATTGCGATACGACTAG
- a CDS encoding cytoplasm protein, putative (Similar to TIGR gene model, INSD accession AAW45989.1), with amino-acid sequence MAEPFDANTAGNAEEIEMQFAVKTVEHLEAYEKMLQTIPPKLIKFTPIDDELYTNLLDEFPEFKFEENLRELNEDEMKSVKGKERWRRFILPYEKRVTDYNFGTLVRRRSDELYTQDNSILVTRVQFFAIEIARNRAGLNEAVYLAAQAKKA; translated from the exons ATGGCTGAACCATTTGACGCCAATACCGCCGGTAACGCAGAGGAAATCGAGATGCAGTTCGCAGTCAAGACTGTCGAACACCTCGAA GCGTACGAAAAAATGCTCCAGACTATCCCTCCCAAGCTCATCAAGTTTACACC TATCGACGACGAACTTTACACTAACTTGCTCGACGAGTTCCCCGAATTCAAGTTTGAGGAAAATTTGCGAGAACTGAACGAGGATGAAATGAAGTCTGTGAAGGGCAAAGAGCGATGGAGGAGGTTCATCTTGCCT TATGAGAAGCGAGTGACAGACTACAACTTTGGTACCCTTGTCCGACGACGATCAGACGAACTCTACACTCAGGATAACTCTATACTTGTCACCCGTGTGCAGTTTTTCGCGATCGAG ATTGCCAGGAATAGGGCCGGTTTGAACGAAGCAGTGTACCTTGCCGCCCAGGCGAAAAAGGCTTAG
- a CDS encoding uncharacterized protein (Similar to TIGR gene model, INSD accession AAW45991.1): MASGFGVRAVRSLGQAARISSGRKLCPACLVFRDIHARQYNHGPSSRQARSSEFAPTSLKPAKAAPKAKVADSLLRAQFQTIFHNPTTTIDARQALHAAYPLVFRRNIRPLLDSHTKTIPHIVAPILQQADATDEERRQALVLLGHCYGKVAVDLLFVGPDVQHVAEVFAWGLMLEASRYRHHADLNEDEREKWRMLRDMLESVLKRLANNGATPVLQAPIVAAWVVLRSKDGDPSRVPVGENCVYVWPPQASIEAYLSKVIPAGETVDSYKKEIETLLGKSEAIADRIPRSKDALDTELMSMRSRGDWSGIMNLWGRVQAGMRDGDGAGVQHGDGSGQVGILDPSPDVRFPVLASFLLAFKRPFARSSSGTIVHPPPKSFYTYAAQVLAKCPRPLPRTIAYTLIFLRVRPDDNAGLRAGHEVMSLDMDERRDAGENALENLKATWKETGERDLKMYLMYIEGLGRLGDLHGLQQAWNELVRDDECRRMYLQEERLSSKAPFPPIHALNQMISACLLIPTGGPPLALDLFSQASRPDSAIPCNLITINTVLRHYAREANIEAMSALFSKAGELGLEPDVVTYTTLVQGLLRARRLDLAKGAMDAMQKQGIVPNERMCSMLIADLAKPGTRVGLEHAEEMLKLMHQKNMQTNEVTWTALASGYFRGGWEADGWEALARMNRLGIKMHRVGYNMLLKQAAGSIDSHGGDADVETVMKLWRRMLHDGVVPNSDSYLIVLTKLVQMDRRKEIEEIMREMRQRGFRPEKGALVRIVESINRRR; the protein is encoded by the exons ATGGCCTCTGGGTTTGGAGTGAGAGCTGTAAGAAGCTTGGGACAGGCAGCGAGGATATCGAGCGGACGAAAGCTCTGTCCTGCCTGTTTGGTGTTTAGGGATATCCACGCCAGACAGTATAACCACGGCCCTTCTTCAAGGCAGGCGAGGTCATCAGAGTTTGCTCCGACATCGCTGAAACCGGCAAAAGCTGCG CCAAAAGCCAAAGTAGCAGACTCGTTGCTTCGCGCTCAATTCCAAACTATTTTTCATAACCCAACTACAACCATCGACGCTCGTCAAGCCCTCCATGCGGCCTACCCGCTTGTTTTCCGCCGAAATATCCGTCCACTTCTCGACTCACATACCAAGACGATCCCGCACATTGTTGCTCCTATATTACAACAAGCCGATGCGACGGATGAAGAAAGACGGCAAGCGCTGGTACTGCTAGGTCACTGCTATGGCAAAGTAGCTGTGGATTTGCTGTTTGTAGGGCCAGACGTCCAGCATGTGGCTGAAGTGTTTGCGTGGGGGCTGATGCTTGAAGCTAGTCGTTATCGTCATCACGCGGACTTGAACGAGGATGAAAGGGAGAAATGGCGGATGTTGCGGGATATGCTGGAATCCGTGTTAAAGCGGCTGGCGAATAATGGGGCCACACCTGTATTGCAGGCGCCTATTGTTGCAGCGTGGGTGGTGTTGCGATCCAAGGATGGTGATCCATCGAGGGTCCCCGTCGGGGAGAACTGCGTCTACGTCTGGCCTCCACAAGCGTCGATAGAAGCGTACCTCTCCAAAGTGATTCCTGCTGGAGAAACAGTCGATTCTTacaagaaggagattgagaCGCTTCTAGGCAAGTCTGAAGCGATTGCCGATCGGATACCGAGGTCCAAGGATGCGCTCGATACTGAACTGATGAGTATGCGCAGTAGGGGAGATTGGTCGGGGATTATGAATCTCTGGGGCCGCGTCCAAGCTGGTATGCGTGATGGCGATGGCGCGGGAGTACAACATGGCGATGGCAGCGGCCAAGTTGGGATTCTCGATCCTTCACCAGACGTACGATTCCCCGTGCTCGCTTCATTTCTCCTTGCGTTTAAACGGCCTTTCGCCAGATCATCATCAGGTACGATAGTCCACCCGCCTCCAAAATCTTTCTACACGTATGCAGCCCAAGTGTTGGCCAAGTGTCCTCGGCCCTTACCGCGTACGATAGCGTACACTCTTATATTCCTCCGTGTTAGACCGGATGATAATGCCGGACTGAGGGCAGGGCATGAGGTCATGTCGCTTGATATGGATGAAAGACGAGATGCAGGCGAGAATGCGTTGGAGAATTTGAAAGCGACGTGGAAAGAGACGGGGGAGAGGGATTTGAAAATGTACCTGATGTACATTGAGGGATTGGGCAGGTTGGGAGATTTACATGGGCTGCAGCAAGCGTGGAATGAGTTGGTGAGAGATGATGAGTGTAGAAGAATGTATCTTCAAGAAGAACGTCTCT CATCCAAAGCCCCCTTCCCGCCCATCCACGCACTCAACCAAATGATCTCTGCCTGCCTACTCATCCCTACCGGAGGCCCTCCTCTCGCTCTCGACCTCTTTTCCCAAGCGTCTCGCCCAGACTCAGCGATACCATGTAACCTTATCACCATCAACACTGTCCTCCGGCACTACGCCCGCGAAGCCAATATCGAAGCCATGTCCGCCCTATTCAGCAAGGCTGGGGAACTCGGACTCGAGCCTGATGTGGTGACATACACGACCTTGGTGCAAGGTCTGCTCCGTGCAAGACGGCTAGATTTGGCAAAAGGTGCGATGGACGCTATGCAGAAGCAAGGGATCGTCCCAAACGAACGAATGTGTTCGATGCTTATCGCGGACCTTGCGAAACCGGGCACGCGTGTCGGACTGGAACATGCAGAGGAGATGCTGAAGCTTATGCATCAGAAAAATATGCAGACGAATGAAGTCACCTGGACGGCGCTGGCGTCGGGGTACTTTAGAGGGGGATGGGAGGCGGATGGGTGGGAGGCGCTGGCGAGAATGAACAGGCTCGGGATCAAGATGCATAGGGTGGGGTATAATATGCTCCTCAAGCAAGCTGCAGGGAGTATAGATTCGCATGGTGGGGATGCGGATGTGGAGACGGTGATGAAGCTCTGGAGGCGGATGCTTCATGATGGGGTGGTTCCGAATAGTGATTCGTACCTCATCGTGTTGACCAAGTTGGTGCAGATGGAtagaaggaaggagattgaagagATTATGCGGGAGATGCGGCAGAGAGGGTTCCGGCCTGAAAAGGGGGCGTTGGTTAGGATAGTGGAGAGTATTAATAGAAGAAGATAG